Proteins found in one Pongo pygmaeus isolate AG05252 chromosome 8, NHGRI_mPonPyg2-v2.0_pri, whole genome shotgun sequence genomic segment:
- the LOC134740126 gene encoding zinc finger protein 25-like has product MSEKRENFYEFNEYVKTFEKSTFLKHRVHLEMKHYKYIESRIHRGEEVCGCEQCGKPFYEKSKLTKHQRIHIGEKPYECNKCEKCFSRKSLLTLHQRVHTGEKPYKCKECGKCFSRNSSLIIHQRTHTGEKPYECKECRKSFYHKSYLTVHQIIHTGEKPYECNQCGKTFISNSVLTIHRKTHTGERPYECKVCSKTFCHKSDVTKHQKTHLGGKPYECIQCGKTYSRNSGLKVHQRTHAKEKPYECTECGKSFSEKSVLTVHQRIHTGEKPYKCNACGKTFYNK; this is encoded by the exons atgtcagaaaaaagagaaaacttttatGAGTTTAATGAATATGTAAAAACCTTTGAGAAGTCCACTTTCTTGAAACATAGAGTTCATTTGGAGATGAAACACTATAAATATATTGAAAGT AGAATACACAGAGGAGAGGAAGTCTGTGGATGTGAGCAATGTGGAAAACCATTCTATGAAAAGTCAAAGCTAACCAAACATCAAAGAATCCATATaggagagaaaccttatgaatgtaataaatgtgaaaaatgctTTTCTAGGAAATCTCTCCTCACTTTACATCAGAGAgtccacacaggagagaaaccctataaatgtaaggaatgtgggaaatgCTTTTCTAGGAATTCATCCCTCATAATacatcagagaactcacacaggagagaaaccctatgaatgtaaggaatgtagAAAAAGCTTCTATCATAAGTCATATCTTACAGTACATCAGATAAttcacacaggggagaaaccctACGAATGTAATCAATGTGGAAAAACCTTCATAAGCAACTCTGTTCTCACAATACATCGTAAAACACATACag gCGAGagaccctatgaatgtaaggtaTGTAGCAAAACCTTTTGCCACAAGTCTGATGTCACTAAACATCAGAAGACTCACCTAGGGggaaaaccctatgaatgtattCAGTGTGGGAAAACTTATAGTCGTAACTCAGGCCTAAAAGTACATCAGAGAACACATGCAAaggagaaaccctatgaatgtactGAGTGTGGGAAATCCTTCTCTGAGAAATCAGTCCTCACAGTACATCAGAGAATACACACAGGGGAAAAACCTTATAAATGTAATGCATGTGGAAAAACCTTCTACAATAAATAA